TTAATCGCAGAAGTTTATAACACAAGAAAAGATCATCCGTTTAACAAACGCTATGGTCTAAGATTTCCTTTTGATGGGGAAACAAAATTTGATGCGAACATCTTACACGATGTGAGGTCAGTCAGTAAATCGGTTGTTTCTTTACTATTTGGAATTGCAATTGATAAAAAGATGATCGATAGAGTAGATATGCCAGTTCTTTCTTTTTATCCTGAGTTATCGATTCCCGCCGATGATCCCAAACAAAAAATTACCTGGAGACACCTTTTAACAATGAGTAGTGGACTCGATTGGGAAGAATGGAGGTATGGATTTTTATTTAGTGATGAGACGAAACTCCTTTGGAAAAAGGACATCCCTAGTTTTGTTTTTGATAGAGAAATGTTACAACCACCAGGAACGAAGTTCAAATACAATGGAGGAGGAACATCAGTTCTTTCGGCTATTCTAATTCAGAAAACTGGCAAACCATTAAAGGAACTAGCCAAAGAATGGTTATTTGATCCATTAGAAATTCAAAACTTTGAATGGGTAGAAGATCAAAATGGAAGAGCTCTTGCGCATGCAGGACTTAGACTAAAACCAAGAGATATGTTAAAGATAGGAAGGTTGGTTTTAAATCGTGGCAATTGGAAAGGAAAACAAATTGTTTCCAAACAATGGTTAAACGAATCTCTGGAACACCAAATAGATTCAGAAGTTAAAATATTTAGAAAAGATGGAAGGTCTCTTGGTTATGGATACCAATGGTGGCTCGGAGAAACAGTTTTTATGGAGAAAAAAATCCCTTGGTCATTGGCACTAGGGAATGGAGGCCAACTTATTTTTTCCATCCCTAGTTTAGATATGGTGATTGTCACCACAGCCGGTGGTTATGGAGATCCGACCGCCATCCAAAGAATTTTGGACCTTGTCGAAAAAATCATAACAACCGCTAAGTGAAATGTTACATCCCCTGTTTACCCAAAATTTTGAATTCGATACAAAGAGGATTGAGCGATGGCGGCACTATCAATGACATAAGCCTTACAATCTTTTTCCCAAGTTTCTCTGATTTTAGAATCTTTGATTTGAGTAATGGATTTTTCGTATAACAAACTACAAATGTAACGAGTCATTTGGATCATTAGGTTTTCTGCAACAGTTTCTTTTTTTACTTCTTCCAAAATGTTACGCATCACACGAATGGATTCTTCTAACACTCTTTCTTGTTCCAAAAGAAATATTGAAGGTGATAGAATTTCCGCTTTCAAAGAATTAAGATACTTTCTGAAGTTTCCGTCCCCCGCCATCCCTGCAAGGATAGCCCCTGTTGCTATACGAACATGAATTTGGCTTGTACCTTCATAAATGGTATTGATACGAGAATCTCTAAACATACGAGAGATATCGTAATCTTCAGTGTAACCGGCTCCACCAAACACTTGTACTGCTAAATTTGTACATTTATGTCCTTCTTCGGAACTATAATACTTTGCCATCGGTGTGAGTGTGGAGGCAAGTGTGGACCAGTATTTTACTTTTTCATCTTTTCGGATTTCTCTGTCATCTTTTCCAGCTTTTTCCATACGGATTTGGTGGTGTTGGTACATATCAATCACTCGAGCCGTTTCTAAAGTGAGAAGACGCATTGCATTTGTTTCCCGTTTGATTTTATGAATCATCTCTGCCACGGCTGGAATTTCTCCAATTGGTTTTCCGAATTGTTTTCTTTCCTGCGCATACTTTACACATTCAAAATAAGCAGCAGCTCCCCCACCACATCCACCGGAAGCACTCACAAGACGCATAAAGTTTGTCATACCTGCCGTATAACGAGTGAGACCAAGGCCTTCTTCCCCTAAAATTTCACCGTAAGTATTGTCATAAACGATTTCACAAGTCGGCGAAGCATGGATTCCCATCTTTTTTTCGATGCCTGCCACAAATACATCTTCACTTTTAACAATGAATACAGAAAGACCTCTCGCGCCACCCTCTGATTTTCCAGTGCGTGCCAAAGTAAGAAGTAAAGCGGGATGGTCACCCAAACCACATCCTTGGGAAATAAATCGTTTGGTTCCTGTTAAACGGTAACTTCCATCCTCTTGTTTGACAGCGACTGTTCTTACATTATTAAGATCTGATCCGTAGTCAGGTTCCGTGAGAGACATGGCAAACAAACATTCACCGTTGGCAGCCTTTGTGGCATAAGTTTCCACTTGTTCTGGGGTTCCGAACCGGTCCACAATTTGTGCTAAGTTGAGTAAGGTAGTTGTCATACAAAATGCAACATCGGCTCTTGCCATAAGCATTGCATACAGTGCACCAACAGTTGCTGGGAATGCAAGACCACCGGCTTCTCTGGAAAGAGAATATGCCATAAGGCCGGTGTTACGAAATTTTTCGTAGATCTCTATGGTTTCTTTAGGAAAAATTACCTTTCCATTGGAATACTTAAGTTCATTCCGATCCATGGATTGGGATTTTTGAGAGACGTCGTTTCCAAAAAAATCTCCCATTGCATCCAAACTGGAAGTGTATAATTCGAAGGCTTCTTCTTTTGTGGACGGAGCCATTTCATAACGAGGGTTATTTGTTTTTACAAATGTTTGGTGGTCAAAAAAACCTTCCCCTTCGGTTTCTTTGATGATGGAGTCCCAATCCAATAGTTGGTTAAAAATTACCTGTAAATCTTCGTCTTCTGAAAAATAGTTATTTGCGATCATGTTTTATCTCCTAATGAATGCTATGCGCAGCATCTAAACCTTCTAAAAATGCCCTTTTGGCATCGATGTTCCTTGGATCTTTTGCTCCACCAATCACGATGGTTTGTTTGTTTGGGTATTTGGTTTGGTATTCTTCTAAAACTGAAGACTCCTTTTCCTGACCAACACACAAAATTAGAGAATCACAAGGATACAAAAATTCCTCTCCGTTTTTTAATTCTACTTTTAAACCCTCTTTTGTGACCTCTTTGTAAGTCAGTCCATGATAGAACTCAACTCCCACAGACTCTAACTCTTGTTTGAGTGCCCAAAATGTTGTTGGCCCAAGACCCGCTCCGTGTTTTCCATTTCTACGAAACACAGCTACATCCCGGTGCGCTTTTTCTTTTTGAACTACTGCATTGGTAAAAGAGCTGATATTGTATTTTTTATCATATGAAATTAAAGTAGGATCTTCCTCTTCTGTCAACCTGTGAGCTACATCCACTCCAATTCCCCCTCCACCAATCACTGCCACACGTTTGCCTGGTTTGAATTTTCCCGTGAGATACTCAGTATAATTTCCAGACGGAAGATTTTCTAGTCCTTTTAAGGAAAACTCACGCGGTTTCACACCACTGGCAAAAATCGTAACATCGGGATTTTCTGTTTCTAACAATGTTAAGGTTGCATCTGTATTCAAACGAATGTCTACACCAAGGGCTGGAAGTTCATTGGTAAAATAACGAATCGTTTCTTTAAACTCCGACTTACCCGGAATGTTGGATGCTAGTTGGAATTGTCCACCAAGGACATTTGCCTTTTCGACTAAAGTGACTTTATGTCCAAGACTGGCACTGGCTCGTGCTGCTTCTAGACCAGCAGGGCCTGTTCCAATCACTAGAACTTTTTTCGGATCCTTTGTTTTTGGTTTCGAATATTCTAATTCATGTACAGCTTCTGGATTTACGATACAAGAAACAAATTTTTCTTGGAAGGCGTGATCCAGACAAGCTTGGTTACAAGCCACGCAAGTGTTGATTCGTTCCGACATTCCCTCTTGGAATTTTTTTACGATGGCTGGATCGGCAAGGAATGGCCTTGCCATGGAAATGATATCGGCCCTATTTTCATCAAAAACTCTTTGCATGGTAATCGGATCATTGACTCGGTTGGAGGCAATGATAGGAACACCAGGTGTATTTTCTTTGATCCGACTGGCGATGGAAACCCAAGCCCCTCTTGGAACTAGTTGGCTTATGGTTGGGATTCTTGATTCATGCCAACCAATGCCTATATTGAGTGCAGAAACTTTTTCATCTCGTAAAACTTGTGCTAGCTGAATCACTTCCTCAAAACTTGGATTTCCTGGGATAAGATCAATTCCCGACATTCTGAAAATTACAGGAAAACCTTCGGGTAATTGTTTTTTAACGGCACGAAGGACTTCTATGGATAAGTTCATCCTTCTTTTGGCATCTCCACCAAAATAATCATCTCTCTTGTTCGTTACAGCAGAAAAAAACTGATTTAAGAGATAACCTTCGCTTCCCATAATTTCGACGGCACCAAACCCCGATTCATGTGCCAGTTTTGCAGCAAGTCCAAAGTCTTCGATGGTTTTCCAACACTCCTCTTCTGTAAGGGCTTTTGGCACATAACGATTGATTGGTGCACGAATGGCCGAAGGTGCTACACAATTTCTGTCTGCGGCATAACGTCCTGCATGAAAAAGTTGGGCACACATAGTTCCTTTGCCTAAAAGAAGTTCGTTCATACGTTTTAACTCTTTGGCATGGTCTGGATTTTGGATGTTAAAAAAAGTACGAGATCCTTTTCCTTCCTCATTCACACTGATCCCACCCGTAACGATAAGAGACACTCCACCTTCAAAACGTTTGCCATAAAAGGCAGCCATTCTTTCGGCAGTGCCGGTTTCTCCTTCCACACCAAGGTGCATGGATCCCATAATAAAACGATTGGGGAGTGTTAAGTTTCCAATGGAAATAGGTGAAAATGCTGTATTCATACTCGTTAAAAATCCTTAAATCCGAATAATTTACCATTGGTAATATTTAAATCAACTTAGGCAAGCCGTAAAATTACCACCGGTAATTAACACTAGTCATTAAAAGACTGAAACGTAGAATTGGGGAAATGGCGGTTTCTAAAAAAAAAATAGGTCCCAAAAAACCAAAACCAGTGGGTCGCCCTTCCAAAGAAAATGGGCTCAATGTCCGTGAGGCTCTCATCCACGCAGGAGTGGAACTTCTCGAAAACACATCATTAGAAGATATTTCTTTACGCAAAGTGGCCGCAAAAGCCGGAGTGAGTCATGTCGCAAGTTACCATCATTTTGAAAATAAACATGCCTTATTTGCGGCGATTGCCGAGATCGGTTTTCAAAAGTATTTTGAAACTTACCAAAACGAATTACAAAAAACAGATAAAGACTTCAAGGGAAGATACCTAGCCCTTGGATGGACCTACTTTCAATTCATTATGGCCAACAGACAGTTCGCAAGGATTATGTTTGGTGGGACAGGAGTGGATGTAAAAACCCATCCCAGTTTACTCGCAGTATCAAGAAGAACCTATCGGCAGTTACACGAAATCATTCGAATGGGCCAAAACCTAGGACATTTAGAAAAAGGGAATACAAGAGAAAAAACCTTAGCCTCTTGGGCCATGATCCATGGAATTGCTATGTTGTTTTTGGAAGGTCGTTTGCAGATGAAAAACGATATAAAGGAAATGGAAAAATTCATCCAAACCGTAACCGAGTATGCATACGTAGGAATGAAATCCGTATAACCCGGAACGTTCAGGATTCAAATCCCCTCCTATTCTCGAACAAACTGTCCAATCTCAATTGATAAATAAATTGCCTGATTGACAAAATTAGTTCTTAAAAACAACTTTGGTTAGTTATGCGAAAATATAGGAAAAATCCAAGGTTTACTTTTCTATTTGTTTTCGTTCTTATTTGTTTTCAATTCCATTGTTTGTTAAACCCAATTGTTAGGGAACTTTTGGATTTAGATCCCTCCAAAAAAAAGGACAACCTTTTCAACTTAAGTATCCTTCTCGGTTTGTATGGGGGCCCTTCTGCCACCATCACTCCGTCTCTAGGATTTGTCATTCTTGCCAATACAAAAATCCGCGTGGTATTCAATCGGAGTATGAATCCGGACTCTTTATCTGCTACTTTGGGAATTCCTCTAGGCCAAACTTGGTCAGATACGTATGCGGTAAATGATACGGTGGTTCTTTCCGGTACCATACCACTAGGAACAAATACCTTTCTGTTGGATGGGGCAGATGCAAATGGATTTCCTTTACCTACAATTATAGGAAGTTATACGGTTCTAGCTTCCAATACAAATTTATACTATGTCAGTCCCTCTGGAAATAATGGAAATTCAGGAACCAGTCCGGGAAGTGCCAAACTCACAATTCCTTCTACCATTACGGGAGCGACCGCTCCCGCAGCCATTTTGGTCTCTGAAGGGCACTTTCCTGTGGACAGTGGCCTCGGGACTCAAGTTAGTTTAGTAAATAATGTTTCGTTATACGGTGGATTTAGTTCTGATTTTTTAAATCGAAATTCAAATCTTTACATTTCAAAAATCATTGATACAACTACATCCGTCGTTCCAGATACCCTCACAATTAATGCGGGTGCAACCATCACGGCAACGACAGTTATAGATGGATTTACCATTCAAGGATCATCGAACCCGAATGTTACGGGAACATCCATGGCGATCTACTGTTTTTCTGGTTCACCAACAATCACAAACAACCGCGTGGAAGCTGGCACAATTGCTAACGGTAATTCGGCGGGAATTCTTTTAGAGTCATCTTCTGCAATAATATCAAACAATACCATTCATGGAGGAGTTTCGACAGTTCAATCTACCTTTGGAATCTCTGTTGGACTTAGTTCCTCACCAATCATTACCGGTAATGTCATTTTTGGAGGAATTGCTTTAGATTCTGCTCATGGAATTTATAACACTCCTCATGCAAATACGCCCACAATCTTAAGTAATACCATTGATGGAGGTACAGGAAATATTTCTTATGCATTTAACACAAGTCATCCTTCCAATTCGGTTGTCACTAGTAACATTCTGAATGGTGGAACAGGAAACGTAAGTTATGCGATATACCAGGGTGCAGGAGCCAGTGATGTCGGAATTTATCAGTTCAACACACTTTTTACTTCTGGTGGAGCCATTCGGTATTGTTTGTATGAAAATGGAGGATCCAATCCAATTAGTTTTAATGGAAACCGACTTTTCGGTTGCCAAACAGCACTTTACTTTGATGAAGGATTGAACCCAATAAACAGTATAACAACTATTAACGGGGGAACTATTGGTGGACCTACTTATTCAGGAAATTACTGAATTTTTACTTAGGTTTGCAGACAACAGGTAAATAGTTTTTTAAATAAGAGATCGTAGCTTTTTTGGCTTCTTCAACCATCCAGGGAGTGAAGTCCCCATAGGTTCGGTAAGAAAGTTTTAAAAGGGAATCGGCAATAGAAAATGCAACTGCAAAAATAGGATCCGTGTTTTCAAAAGTTGGCAATTCAAACCGGTCCATAAGTCCAAGTTTGGCAAGGTTTGCCAGTTTTGCATCTAACTCCTGGCCAACTTGGCGCATCTCTGGATGGCTCATACGATATCCATAAATCAAACGAGGGAAGGCTCTTTCTTTATTTGTGACTTCCACAGCGACATCAATAGAACGTTCAATGTATTGTTCCCAAGAAACAAAAGTTTCTCTTTTTAATAATAAAGATTTTTCTATGAGGCTTTCTGAATGAAGGAGTCGAATTCCGTGGAAGATTGCTTCCACATTGGGAAAAAAATGGTAGGCAGAAGGTCTCGGGATTTTTGCCTCTTTGCAAATGTCTGCAAAACTAATCTCTTCCGGAGATTTTTCACGTAGAAATTCCAAAGCAATTGTTAACAGTTGTGTACGCCTATTTCGTCCTTGTTTGCTTGTGAATTTAAAGGGCCGGGAAGCAAGGTCAGGGGATAAGGATGCGTCTACCAATTTATCCATAGTACGAGCCTTCTAGAAAATCATCCCCAGTCAATCCCGATGTAAAGAAAATACCTGACCTTTTTAGGGGCCAGGTGAGTGATTGTTCAGATATTACTGCACGGTGAAATTATTTGTGACCCCTTGGTAGGCAGAAATGGCACCGGTCCAACCTGACTTCCAATGGCCACGATGTCTGATACGATAAGTTCCTGCAGGAAAGGAAGTTGAGTTCCAAGAAACATTGATTTTGGAATAGGCAACCCCATCCCTTTGCCATCTGTAAGTTGTGGATGGATCGTAATCCCTTGCCACCACAGTCCAAGTGGACCCATTTTGTTTTTCCACATCCACAAAGCTGCTTCCGATGAGCATATTATTTTTAGGATGAGCTCCCCAGAATACAGCATTCACTGTGGCTCCACTGCTGTAAGATGCCGCAGGTTGGGTGAATACGGTTCCGAAACTTTTAAAAAGTGGAACATCATCAAAAACAACACCAGTTTGGAAAGTGGCTTGGTAATTTGTTAAGTCTGCTGGAGTTGGGCCCGCAGGAGAAACACTACCATTTCGCATAGCACTTGCAAGTTTACCAAATTCTTGTTCGTAGCCGAGTAAAGTGTTCGGACCAAATTGAGTAGATGCTCCTTCATATTGTTGCGAAGAATATTCTTCCCTAGTGGTAAGATAAGAAGTGTATGAATTGGAAAGTCCGGCAATCACAGTGTATTCGTTTTCCATTACATTCTTCACAAGGGAACGTAGTCTTCGACCTGCCATTGTGGATACTTCAGCAGGAATGGCAAGGATCGCTAAGTTTCCAATTTTAATGATTTGCATAGGAATCACAGGGGGAGTCCAAGGATTCCCATCGAAACTTGCAACACCTGTAGGGATGAGGACTGGTTTTTCTGCATGACATAGTTTGTATGCTTCGCTCACAGAGGTTGGCCAAAGAACACCAAGAAATCCGCCGAGGAAACTTGCTTTAAACGCATCTGCAGTGTTTGTATTCCAATCTAAAGAATCTACAGTGGT
This genomic stretch from Leptospira harrisiae harbors:
- a CDS encoding serine hydrolase domain-containing protein; translation: MNQRKYLINVAFFLFIFTSFSIHTETTDKEDCSRPIADRDWEISQSIESEFDQKKFCLYVNEISSDESEFHSFVIERHGKLIAEVYNTRKDHPFNKRYGLRFPFDGETKFDANILHDVRSVSKSVVSLLFGIAIDKKMIDRVDMPVLSFYPELSIPADDPKQKITWRHLLTMSSGLDWEEWRYGFLFSDETKLLWKKDIPSFVFDREMLQPPGTKFKYNGGGTSVLSAILIQKTGKPLKELAKEWLFDPLEIQNFEWVEDQNGRALAHAGLRLKPRDMLKIGRLVLNRGNWKGKQIVSKQWLNESLEHQIDSEVKIFRKDGRSLGYGYQWWLGETVFMEKKIPWSLALGNGGQLIFSIPSLDMVIVTTAGGYGDPTAIQRILDLVEKIITTAK
- a CDS encoding acyl-CoA dehydrogenase family protein, whose protein sequence is MIANNYFSEDEDLQVIFNQLLDWDSIIKETEGEGFFDHQTFVKTNNPRYEMAPSTKEEAFELYTSSLDAMGDFFGNDVSQKSQSMDRNELKYSNGKVIFPKETIEIYEKFRNTGLMAYSLSREAGGLAFPATVGALYAMLMARADVAFCMTTTLLNLAQIVDRFGTPEQVETYATKAANGECLFAMSLTEPDYGSDLNNVRTVAVKQEDGSYRLTGTKRFISQGCGLGDHPALLLTLARTGKSEGGARGLSVFIVKSEDVFVAGIEKKMGIHASPTCEIVYDNTYGEILGEEGLGLTRYTAGMTNFMRLVSASGGCGGGAAAYFECVKYAQERKQFGKPIGEIPAVAEMIHKIKRETNAMRLLTLETARVIDMYQHHQIRMEKAGKDDREIRKDEKVKYWSTLASTLTPMAKYYSSEEGHKCTNLAVQVFGGAGYTEDYDISRMFRDSRINTIYEGTSQIHVRIATGAILAGMAGDGNFRKYLNSLKAEILSPSIFLLEQERVLEESIRVMRNILEEVKKETVAENLMIQMTRYICSLLYEKSITQIKDSKIRETWEKDCKAYVIDSAAIAQSSLYRIQNFG
- a CDS encoding FAD-dependent oxidoreductase; the protein is MNTAFSPISIGNLTLPNRFIMGSMHLGVEGETGTAERMAAFYGKRFEGGVSLIVTGGISVNEEGKGSRTFFNIQNPDHAKELKRMNELLLGKGTMCAQLFHAGRYAADRNCVAPSAIRAPINRYVPKALTEEECWKTIEDFGLAAKLAHESGFGAVEIMGSEGYLLNQFFSAVTNKRDDYFGGDAKRRMNLSIEVLRAVKKQLPEGFPVIFRMSGIDLIPGNPSFEEVIQLAQVLRDEKVSALNIGIGWHESRIPTISQLVPRGAWVSIASRIKENTPGVPIIASNRVNDPITMQRVFDENRADIISMARPFLADPAIVKKFQEGMSERINTCVACNQACLDHAFQEKFVSCIVNPEAVHELEYSKPKTKDPKKVLVIGTGPAGLEAARASASLGHKVTLVEKANVLGGQFQLASNIPGKSEFKETIRYFTNELPALGVDIRLNTDATLTLLETENPDVTIFASGVKPREFSLKGLENLPSGNYTEYLTGKFKPGKRVAVIGGGGIGVDVAHRLTEEEDPTLISYDKKYNISSFTNAVVQKEKAHRDVAVFRRNGKHGAGLGPTTFWALKQELESVGVEFYHGLTYKEVTKEGLKVELKNGEEFLYPCDSLILCVGQEKESSVLEEYQTKYPNKQTIVIGGAKDPRNIDAKRAFLEGLDAAHSIH
- a CDS encoding TetR/AcrR family transcriptional regulator, which gives rise to MAVSKKKIGPKKPKPVGRPSKENGLNVREALIHAGVELLENTSLEDISLRKVAAKAGVSHVASYHHFENKHALFAAIAEIGFQKYFETYQNELQKTDKDFKGRYLALGWTYFQFIMANRQFARIMFGGTGVDVKTHPSLLAVSRRTYRQLHEIIRMGQNLGHLEKGNTREKTLASWAMIHGIAMLFLEGRLQMKNDIKEMEKFIQTVTEYAYVGMKSV
- a CDS encoding TetR/AcrR family transcriptional regulator, yielding MDKLVDASLSPDLASRPFKFTSKQGRNRRTQLLTIALEFLREKSPEEISFADICKEAKIPRPSAYHFFPNVEAIFHGIRLLHSESLIEKSLLLKRETFVSWEQYIERSIDVAVEVTNKERAFPRLIYGYRMSHPEMRQVGQELDAKLANLAKLGLMDRFELPTFENTDPIFAVAFSIADSLLKLSYRTYGDFTPWMVEEAKKATISYLKNYLPVVCKPK